A stretch of the Medicago truncatula cultivar Jemalong A17 chromosome 5, MtrunA17r5.0-ANR, whole genome shotgun sequence genome encodes the following:
- the LOC120580583 gene encoding disease resistance-like protein DSC1 produces MSGAPNLKKLHLDSCKSLVEVHDSIGFLEKLEDLNLNYCTSLTILPYGINLPSLKTMSLRNCTTVKNFPEILGKMENIKYLVLSNSEISELPYSIGLLVGLVNLTIDRCNKLLELPSSIFMLPKLETLEAYCCRGLARIKKRKGQVPETLPSDVRNASSCLVHRDVDLSFCYLPYEFLATLLPFLHYVTNISLDYSSITILPSSINACYSLMKLTMNNCTELREIRGLPPNIKHLGAINCESLTSQSKEMLLNQMLLNSGIKYIIYPGSSIPSWFHQRTCEQSQSFWFRNKLPEMALCLVGVLGSCDFTARSDEYIFDLIIDRNQQSNHIFYVRWSENNLFDTNHILLLDVQLKPSLDMIGRVQSENGWNHAELLLMKNGGEYMKWRRVYVREQMMNMPDILFINPEVSIGKENKEVTCGDKRSQKNLQDLTSSTLCIKKIKKSN; encoded by the exons ATGTCTGGTGCTCCGAATTTGAAGAAACTGCATCTTGATTCATGTAAAAGTTTGGTTGAAGTTCATGATTCCATTGGATTCCTTGAAAAACTTGAAGATTTGAATCTTAATTATTGCACCAGTCTCACGATTCTTCCTTACGGCATCAACTTACCTTCTCTTAAAAccatgtcccttcggaattgtACAACTGTCAAGAATTTTCCAGAAATTTTAGGGAAgatggaaaacataaaatacCTTGTTTTAAGTAATAGCGAGATAAGTGAATTACCCTACTCCATTGGACTTCTTGTGGGTCTTGTAAACCTTACTATAGACAGATGCAACAAGCTACTTGAACTACCGAGTAGTATTTTTATGTTGCCAAAACTTGAGACCTTAGAGGCTTACTGTTGCAGGGGGCTTGCGCGAATTAAGAAGAGAAAAGGTCAAGTGCCGGAAACACTGCCTTCAGATGTGAGAAATGCTAGTTCTTGTTTGGTTCATAGAGATGTTGACTTGAGCTTTTGCTATTTGCCATATGAATTTCTTGCCACACTTCTTCCTTTCTTACACTATGTCACAAATATATCTCTTGATTACAGCAGCATTACAATCCTTCCTTCAAGCATCAACGCGTGTTATTCTTTGATGAAACTTACGATGAATAATTGTACGGAGCTTCGAGAAATCAGAGGCCTGCCACCAAACATAAAACATCTTGGTGCAATAAATTGTGAATCACTGACTTCCCAATCCAAGGAAATGCTACTAAATCAG ATGCTGCTCAATTCCGgaatcaaatacatcatttatccTGGATCAAGTATCCCAAGTTGGTTCCATCAACGTACATGTGAACAATCCCAGTCCTTCTGGTTCCGTAACAAATTGCCAGAAATGGCGCTATGTCTTGTTGGAGTTTTAGGTAGTTGTGACTTTACGGCACGTAGTGATGAGTATATTTTCGACCTGATCATTGATAGAAATCAACAAAGCAATCACATTTTCTATGTTAGATGgtctgaaaataatttatttgatacaAATCATATACTTCTGCTAGACGTGCAGCTCAAACCTAGCCTTGATATGATTGGAAGAGTACAATCTGAGAATGGATGGAATCATGCTGAACTTCTGTTGATGAAAAATGGCGGAGAATATATGAAATGGAGGAGAGTTTATGTACGAGAACAGATGATGAACATGCCAGACATTCTATTTATAAATCCTGAGGTTtcaattggaaaagaaaataaagaagtaACCTGTGGGGATAAGAGATCACAAAAGAATTTACAAGATCTAACTAGTAGTACtctttgcataaaaaaaataaaaaaatcaaactag
- the LOC11408889 gene encoding 60S ribosomal protein L34, with the protein MVQRLTYRRRHSYATKSNQHRVVKTPGGKLVYQTTKKRASGPKCPVTGKRIQGIPHLRPTEYKRSRLPRNRRTVNRAYGGVLSGGAVRERIIRAFLVEEQKIVKKVLKIQKAKEKVASKA; encoded by the exons ATGGTGCAACGTCTCACCTATCGCCGTCGTCACAGCTACGCAACCAAATCCAACCAACACAGGGTTGTCAAAACCCCTG GTGGTAAGCTTGTTTATCAGACTACTAAGAAGAGAGCTAGTGGACCTAAGTGCCCTGTTACTGGCAAGAGAATTCAAGGA ATCCCACACTTGAGGCCTACAGAGTACAAGAGATCAAGGCTGCCTAGAAACCGTAGGACTGTGAACCGTGCTTATGGCGGAGTTTTGTCTGGAGGTGCTGTTCGGGAAAG GATCATTAGGGCTTTCTTGGTTGAAGAGCAAAAGATCGTGAAAAAGGTCCTCAAAATTCAGAAGGCAAAGGAAAAGGTTGCCTCCAAGGCATAA
- the LOC11420111 gene encoding uncharacterized protein, with translation MALNFVSVRVFISNYVFYSFGLILRFFLRFLNLGDAKKDLINLPSQSLGDGNFHDFKVDGFVEELSNFLFWSDDFHQRETECSVFMDSVHEEKTEFSVLKEIHNDFHEDSVKTEIYMESVLSKVVECEIHEEGIDKEKEDESVQQDGGKENEGVSERFVSMENDPNVDEMETKSFVCLKNGYDLCHDHMKIEEKEEEIIEHAIVENNSNVHEDGRIFDGMETEYSVFMENVSDVIEDGEKIVEKDIEESVFKDDEDNLHEVSKKIGGIETMITVFGNDDDNKIEEETEQETEDSVFVESETIKTTTSRYEYFSEKDISCFVEEPTTLRFSFREYYTSPDVSTISQNANKEFSKLDSEKDIVTEELEEKEKESIHSTDIPLLFESEAFGGTDSSDEDYFIFNENSVTSDSESESSSSSGLIWSNSNKIDDSFSYEFLGSKNGSEILKLMMRDETIEDLDENQSSFDDKVSKFGVDEVYSENEYIEMDPHMKGLKTFEEHGFEVKDQKEGMKKSEEELNGSESDEDDFEWEHEEIVEQLKLELKNSRQGGLATIIEEVEDEEEQEQEEKESPKVVEELKPLKIEVKLEFKDQMDQIEKVYKSYAEKMRKLDILNYQTMHALGLLQLKDPLKLISIPKSTISNGIISQNLWPRKSTKITSDPFLKLVHQLHRDLELVYVGQICLSWEILCWLHMKAIELQQYDSQRSHRYNHVAGEFQLFQVLMQRFIENEPFQGGPRIQNYVKNRCVIRNLLHVPAIKDDIKGGEEDPIASGRLQDIIKESMRVFWEFVRTDKDNGNVNVISKQIGSDLKDPAIANLLVDIRIQLQKKDKKLKDIVRTGNCIVKKFQKHHEDQLDHEQLVAQVGLRLISRVINMSQLRKEQVLWCSEKLNRIKFLSRKIVHVEPSFLLFPC, from the exons ATGGCTTTGAATTTTGTTTCTGTGAGGGTTTTCATCAGCAATTATGTGTTCTATTCATTTGGATTGATACTCAGATTCTTCTTGAG GTTTCTTAATTTAGGAGATGCCAAAAAAGATCTCATTAATTTACCATCACAATCACTTGGTGATGgaaattttcatgattttaagGTTGATGGTTTTGTAGAAGAGTTGTCTAATTTCCTTTTTTGGAGTGATGATTTTCATCAAAGAGAAACAGAGTGCTCTGTTTTCATGGATTCTGTCCATGAAGAAAAAACAGAGTTCTCTGTTTTGAAGGAAATTCACAATGATTTTCATGAAGATAGTGTGAAAACTGAGATATACATGGAGAGTGTTTTATCAAAGGTGGTTGAGTGTGAAATTCATGAAGAGGGTattgataaagaaaaagaagatgaatCTGTTCAACAAGATGGTGGTAAGGAAAATGAAGGGGTAAGTGAAAGGTTTGTTTCAATGGAGAATGATCCAAATGTTGATGAAATGGAAACAAAGAGTTTTGTTTGCTTGAAAAATGGTTATGATCTATGTCATGATCATATGAagatagaagagaaagaagaagaaataatagAGCATGCCATAGTGGAGAATAACTCTAATGTTCATGAAGATGGAAGAATATTTGATGGAATGGAAACAGAGTACTCTGTTTTCATGGAGAATGTCTCTGATGTTATTGAAGATGGTGAGAAAATAGTTGAAAAGGATATAGAGGAATCTGTTTTCAAGGATGATGAGGATAATCTTCATGAGGTTAGCAAGAAAATAGGTGGAATTGAAACAATGATCACAGTTTTCGGTAACGACGATGATaataaaatagaagaagaaacagAGCAAGAAACAGAGGACTCTGTTTTTGTGGAGAGTGAAACTATAAAAACAACCACTAGTAGGTATGAATACTTCTCAGAAAAAGATATAAGTTGCTTTGTGGAAGAACCAACAACACTCCGATTCAGTTTTCGAGAATATTACACGAGTCCTGATGTTTCAACCATTTCCCAAAATGCAAACAAAGAGTTTTCAAAGCTTGATTCAGAGAAAGACATTGTAACTGAAGAActagaagaaaaagagaaagagtCTATTCATTCAACCGATATTCCACTTCTCTTTGAGAGCGAGGCGTTTGGTGGAACTGATTCATCTGATGaagattatttcattttcaatgaaaACTCAGTTACATCTGATTCTGAGTCAGAATCATCTAGCTCAAGTGGTTTAATCTGGAGCAACAGCAACAAAATTGATGATTCATTTTCATATGAGTTTCTTGGTAGCAAAAATGGTAGCGAAATTCTAAAGTTGATGATGAGAGATGAAACAATAGAAGATTTGGATGAAAACCAATCTTCATTTGATGATAAAGTTTCAAAATTTGGAGTTGATGAGGTTTATTCTGAGAATGAGTATATAGAAATGGATCCTCATATGAAGGGTTTGAAAACCTTTGAAGAACATGGTTTTGAAGTGAAAGATCAAAAAGAAGGTATGAAGAAAAGTGAAGAGGAATTGAATGGATCAGAATCTGATGAAGATGATTTTGAATGGGAGCATGAAGAAATAGTGGAACAATTGAAGTTAGAATTGAAGAATTCAAGACAAGGAGGACTTGCCACAATCATAGAagaagttgaagatgaagaagaacaagaacaagaagaaaaagaatcacCAAAAGTGGTTGAAGAATTAAAaccattgaaaattgaagtgaAATTAGAATTCAAGGATCAAATGGatcaaattgaaaaagtttacaAGAGCTATGCAGAGAAAATGAGGAAACTTGATATCTTGAATTATCAAACCATGCATGCATTAG GTCTTCTTCAACTAAAAGACCctcttaaattaatttcaatacCAAAATCCACCATCTCAAATGGAATAATTTCTCAAAATTTGTGGCCAAGAAAATCAACAAAGATCACATCTGACCCATTTTTAAAACTTGTTCATCAGCTTCATAGAGATTTGGAATTGGTATATGTTGGACAAATTTGCCTTTCATGGGAAATCCTATGTTGGCTACACATGAAAGCTATTGAGTTACAACAATATGACTCACAAAGGTCTCATAGGTATAACCATGTTGCTGGTGAGTTTCAACTTTTTCAAGTATTGATGCAAAGGTTCATAGAGAATGAGCCATTTCAAGGTGGACCAAGGATTCAGAATTATGTAAAGAATCGTTGTGTGATTAGGAACCTGCTTCATGTTCCAGCTATTAAAG ATGATATAAAAGGGGGTGAAGAGGATCCAATTGCAAGTGGAAGATTGCAAGATATCATCAAAGAATCAATGCGTGTGTTTTGGGAATTTGTTCGAACAGATAAAGATAATGGGAATGTGAATGTGATTTCTAAGCAAATTGGAAGTGATCTCAAAGACCCTGCAATTGCAAACCTTCTAGTGGACATTCGAATACAACTACAAAAG AAGGATAAAAAGCTGAAGGACATAGTAAGAACTGGAAATTGCATAGTGAAGAAGTTCCAAAAGCACCATGAGGATCAACTTGATCATGAGCAATTGGTTGCTCAAGTTGGATTGCGATTGATTTCAAGGGTGATAAACATGTCACAATTGAGAAAAGAACAAGTACTATGGTGCAGTGAAAAGTTGAACCGTATCAAATTTTTAAGCAGGAAGATTGTCCATGTGGAACcttcttttttgctttttccATGCTGA
- the LOC11416069 gene encoding ATP synthase subunit epsilon, mitochondrial, with protein sequence MASSGAVPFWRAAGMTYITYSNICANLVRNCLKEPHKTEALSREKVHFALAKWSDGKPEKATIRSDTPDI encoded by the exons ATGGCATCAAGCGGAGCAGTGCCATTTTGGAGGGCAGCAGGGATGACATACATTACTTACTCCAACATATGTGCGAATCTTGTCAGGAACTGCCTCAAGGAACCTCACAAGACCGAAGCTCTCTCTCGCGAGAAGGTCCATTTTGCTCTTGCCAAATGGTCTGATGGCAAGCCTGAGAAAGCTA CCATTCGTTCAGACACCCCAGATATTTGA